A single genomic interval of Variovorax sp. PMC12 harbors:
- a CDS encoding Zn-ribbon domain-containing OB-fold protein yields the protein MNDTTTTHYLPPGLPVPVPEPDGLSAPYWSGLREGRLRVQHCVACGTWQFGPEWLCHRCHAFDPAWEEVAPRGRIFSWERVWHPAHAALKGRGAYLVVLVELLDAGHVRMVGNLLGDPMQTVAMGAEVEGVYEHHPQAQPAFSLLQWRLRGAS from the coding sequence GTGAACGACACGACGACCACGCACTACCTGCCGCCCGGCTTGCCGGTTCCGGTGCCGGAGCCCGACGGCCTCTCGGCGCCTTATTGGTCGGGCCTTCGCGAGGGCCGGTTGCGCGTGCAGCATTGCGTCGCATGCGGCACCTGGCAATTCGGCCCCGAGTGGCTGTGCCACCGCTGCCACGCATTCGACCCGGCCTGGGAAGAGGTGGCGCCGCGCGGGCGCATCTTCAGCTGGGAGCGTGTATGGCACCCGGCGCATGCGGCCCTGAAAGGGCGGGGCGCCTACCTCGTGGTGCTCGTCGAGCTGCTCGACGCCGGCCATGTGCGAATGGTCGGCAACCTGCTGGGCGACCCGATGCAGACAGTGGCCATGGGCGCCGAGGTCGAGGGTGTGTACGAACATCACCCGCAAGCGCAACCGGCGTTCTCGCTGCTCCAATGGCGACTGAGGGGTGCGTCATGA
- a CDS encoding PDR/VanB family oxidoreductase: MNMPAPIDLRLRQIRLEAEGIASYEFVSADDCALPAFTAGAHIDLHLPHGMVRSYSLVNAPSDGGRYVVAVQRDAEGQGGSAWMHATPRVGDRLRATPPSNDFALVEDAAHSVFIAGGIGITPIMSMLRRLRELGRPWRLHYASRSPRETAYADALRAMAGDGREVDFCFGSSRTDRLDIAAIVREAPQGTHLYCCGPARMIDAFLAACSPRPAATVHFERFAAASEAATEGGYDVVLERSGQRLAVAPGKTILDTLLDHAVDVTYACTAGVCGTCRTKVIAGEPDHRDDFLSAEEKQANDSIMICCSGARSKTLVLDL; encoded by the coding sequence ATGAACATGCCCGCTCCCATCGACCTGCGCCTGCGCCAGATCCGGCTGGAGGCGGAGGGCATCGCGTCGTACGAGTTCGTTTCGGCCGACGACTGCGCGCTGCCCGCCTTCACCGCCGGCGCGCACATCGACCTGCACCTGCCGCACGGCATGGTGCGCAGCTATTCGCTGGTCAACGCACCCTCCGACGGCGGCCGCTACGTGGTGGCGGTGCAGCGCGACGCCGAAGGCCAGGGCGGCTCTGCGTGGATGCACGCCACGCCGCGCGTGGGCGACCGCCTGCGCGCCACGCCACCGAGCAACGACTTCGCCCTGGTGGAAGACGCGGCGCATTCCGTGTTCATCGCGGGCGGCATCGGCATCACCCCGATCATGTCGATGCTGCGCCGGCTGCGCGAGCTCGGCCGGCCGTGGCGCCTGCACTACGCGAGCCGCTCGCCGCGCGAGACCGCCTACGCCGACGCACTGCGCGCCATGGCGGGCGACGGGCGCGAGGTCGATTTCTGCTTCGGCTCTTCGCGCACCGACCGGCTCGACATCGCCGCCATCGTGCGCGAGGCGCCACAGGGCACGCACCTGTACTGTTGCGGCCCGGCGCGCATGATCGACGCCTTCCTCGCAGCCTGTAGTCCGCGGCCCGCGGCCACGGTGCACTTCGAGCGCTTCGCCGCCGCCAGCGAGGCGGCCACCGAAGGCGGCTACGACGTGGTGCTGGAGCGCAGCGGCCAGCGCCTTGCCGTGGCGCCGGGCAAGACCATTCTCGACACGCTGCTCGACCACGCCGTCGACGTTACGTACGCCTGCACTGCCGGCGTGTGCGGCACCTGCCGCACCAAGGTGATCGCGGGCGAGCCCGACCATCGCGACGACTTCCTGAGCGCCGAGGAAAAGCAGGCCAACGACAGCATCATGATCTGCTGCTCCGGCGCGCGCTCGAAGACGCTGGTGCTCGACCTTTGA
- a CDS encoding MFS transporter yields MTNPTTTDAAATEAADTATDTHWQRNLAVCMFGSFTTIIAMTLLLPFLPLYVEQLGVKDHAAIVQWSGAAYGATFFSAALVAPLWGRLADRYGRKPMLIRASLGMSVAMALIGIAGNVWQLVGLRLLAGLLGGYASGSMVLVATQTPKARTGWALGTMSSAIMAGNLVGPLVGGLLPPLIGIRATFFAAGAMIFVAFLATAFLIREERRTPAASKQRGAAEAGWAAVPDKRPLVAMLFTGMLLMLANMSIEPIITVYVATLVEDPNRVTTVAGLVMSAAALGSILSASRLGKLADRVGHWNVIVGCLAASAVLLVPQAFVTSGWQLVVLRFLMGLSLGGLLPCIASVIRHNVPERVAGNMLGYSTSAQYTGQVAGPLLGGFVGGHVGMRAVFLGTCVLMAAGAGWNWLAKRRQPPG; encoded by the coding sequence ATGACGAATCCGACGACCACAGACGCCGCCGCAACAGAAGCAGCGGACACCGCCACCGACACCCACTGGCAGCGCAACCTCGCCGTGTGCATGTTCGGCTCCTTCACCACCATCATCGCGATGACGCTGCTGCTGCCGTTCCTGCCGCTGTACGTCGAGCAGCTGGGCGTGAAGGACCATGCGGCCATCGTGCAGTGGTCGGGCGCGGCCTATGGCGCGACCTTCTTCAGCGCTGCGCTGGTGGCGCCGCTGTGGGGCCGGCTGGCCGACCGCTATGGCCGCAAGCCGATGCTGATCCGCGCGAGCCTGGGCATGTCGGTGGCGATGGCGCTCATCGGCATCGCGGGCAACGTATGGCAGCTCGTCGGCCTGCGGCTGCTGGCCGGTCTGCTGGGCGGCTATGCCTCGGGCTCGATGGTGCTCGTGGCCACGCAGACGCCCAAGGCGCGCACCGGCTGGGCGCTGGGCACCATGTCGTCGGCCATCATGGCGGGCAACCTCGTGGGCCCGCTGGTGGGCGGCTTGCTGCCGCCGCTGATCGGCATCCGCGCGACCTTCTTCGCGGCGGGCGCGATGATCTTCGTGGCTTTCCTGGCCACCGCCTTCCTGATCCGCGAGGAAAGGAGAACTCCCGCCGCGTCGAAGCAGCGCGGCGCGGCCGAAGCCGGCTGGGCCGCGGTGCCCGACAAGCGGCCGCTGGTCGCGATGCTCTTCACCGGCATGCTGCTGATGCTGGCGAACATGTCGATCGAGCCGATCATCACGGTGTACGTGGCCACGCTGGTCGAGGACCCGAACCGCGTGACGACGGTCGCCGGCCTCGTGATGTCCGCGGCCGCGCTGGGCAGCATCCTCTCGGCCTCGCGCCTCGGCAAGCTGGCCGACCGGGTGGGCCACTGGAACGTGATCGTCGGCTGCCTCGCGGCGTCGGCGGTGCTGCTGGTGCCGCAGGCCTTCGTCACCTCGGGCTGGCAGCTGGTGGTGCTGCGCTTCCTGATGGGGCTGTCGCTCGGCGGGCTGCTGCCGTGCATCGCGAGCGTGATCCGCCACAACGTGCCCGAGCGCGTGGCCGGCAACATGCTCGGCTACTCGACCTCGGCGCAGTACACCGGCCAGGTCGCGGGGCCGCTGCTCGGCGGCTTCGTGGGCGGGCACGTGGGCATGCGCGCCGTGTTCCTCGGCACCTGTGTGCTGATGGCCGCGGGCGCCGGATGGAACTGGCTCGCGAAGCGCCGGCAGCCGCCGGGCTGA
- a CDS encoding CaiB/BaiF CoA transferase family protein: MSGPLEGLKVVEFAGLGPGPFACMLLSDMGADVVTIDRPGRKLGDRSDITGRGRSVVLADLKSPEARAQVLQLVDRADVLVEGFRPGVMERLGLGPDVIAARNPRLVYGRMTGWGQYGPLAQSAGHDINYIALTGALHAIGALGGAPVPPLNLVGDYGGGSLYLVVGILAALHETKRSGRGQVVDAAITDGVNSLMSLFASSALRGTFVEQRGRNTLDGGAPYYGTYATADAQHVCIGPIEPQFFADLCERLGVDPALRDAQNDRARWPALRAELERIFLIRTRDEWTALLEGSDACFAPVLALGEARAHPHQVARDAFVDVEGVTHPAPAPRFSRTPSNIQGAAPSQAQGLEQVLRRWE, translated from the coding sequence ATGAGCGGGCCTCTCGAAGGCTTGAAGGTGGTCGAGTTCGCAGGGCTCGGACCCGGTCCTTTCGCTTGCATGCTGCTGAGCGACATGGGCGCCGACGTGGTCACCATCGACCGGCCGGGCCGCAAGCTCGGCGACCGCAGCGACATCACCGGCCGGGGCCGCAGCGTGGTGCTCGCCGACCTGAAGAGCCCGGAGGCGCGCGCGCAGGTGCTGCAACTCGTGGACCGCGCGGACGTGCTGGTCGAAGGCTTTCGCCCCGGGGTGATGGAGCGCCTGGGCCTGGGACCCGACGTGATCGCGGCACGCAACCCGCGCCTGGTCTACGGCCGCATGACCGGCTGGGGCCAATACGGACCGCTGGCGCAGTCGGCCGGCCACGACATCAACTACATCGCGCTGACCGGAGCCCTGCACGCCATCGGCGCCCTGGGTGGCGCGCCGGTGCCGCCGCTCAATCTGGTCGGGGACTACGGGGGCGGCAGCCTGTACCTGGTCGTGGGCATCCTGGCGGCGCTGCACGAGACGAAGCGCTCGGGACGGGGGCAGGTGGTAGATGCGGCCATCACCGACGGAGTGAATTCGCTGATGAGCCTGTTCGCCAGCAGCGCACTGCGCGGAACCTTCGTCGAGCAGCGCGGCCGCAACACGCTGGACGGCGGGGCACCGTACTACGGCACCTACGCGACGGCCGACGCGCAGCATGTGTGCATAGGCCCCATCGAGCCCCAGTTCTTTGCGGACCTGTGCGAACGCCTCGGCGTGGACCCCGCCCTGCGCGATGCGCAGAACGACCGGGCGCGCTGGCCCGCATTGCGCGCGGAGCTGGAGCGCATCTTCCTGATCCGCACGCGCGACGAATGGACTGCGTTGCTGGAAGGAAGCGACGCCTGCTTCGCGCCGGTGCTCGCACTCGGCGAGGCGCGCGCTCACCCGCATCAGGTCGCGCGCGATGCGTTCGTCGATGTGGAGGGTGTGACACACCCCGCACCAGCGCCGCGTTTTTCGCGGACACCATCGAACATTCAAGGAGCGGCGCCGTCGCAGGCCCAAGGCCTGGAGCAGGTGCTGCGCCGTTGGGAATGA
- a CDS encoding FadR/GntR family transcriptional regulator, whose translation MATKLAPSAEAQEPAGSHAGQGAIAGILAYLRDRRLQPGDRLPSERDLAERLGVGRNAVREALATLVTLRIVESRPNSGIYLRHVERESSFEALVMLTDMGGTPTPVEVAETMEVRGHLEVLAAGLACQRRTDADLECMEAVLRRTEEVLLQHGNIAAADTEFHIALVDATHNSVLVRVLHAFYRFTGERRQAMFEDTAQGKASLRDHRRLFEHIRARDSAKAQLLILQHMDRARSYWSTVLGN comes from the coding sequence ATGGCCACCAAGCTCGCCCCCTCCGCCGAGGCGCAGGAACCTGCCGGCAGCCACGCCGGCCAGGGCGCCATTGCCGGCATCCTGGCGTACCTGCGCGACCGCCGCCTGCAACCCGGCGACCGGCTGCCCTCGGAGCGCGACCTGGCCGAGCGCCTGGGCGTGGGCCGCAACGCCGTGCGCGAGGCGCTCGCCACGCTGGTCACGCTGCGCATCGTCGAGTCGCGGCCCAACTCGGGCATCTATCTGCGGCACGTGGAGCGCGAATCCAGCTTCGAGGCGCTCGTGATGCTCACCGACATGGGCGGCACGCCCACGCCGGTGGAGGTGGCGGAGACGATGGAAGTGCGCGGTCACCTGGAAGTGCTGGCCGCCGGCCTCGCCTGCCAGCGCCGCACCGACGCCGACCTGGAGTGCATGGAAGCCGTGCTGCGGCGTACCGAAGAAGTGCTGTTGCAACACGGAAACATCGCCGCCGCCGACACCGAGTTCCATATCGCGCTGGTCGACGCCACGCACAACTCGGTGCTGGTGCGCGTGCTGCATGCCTTCTACCGGTTCACGGGCGAGCGCCGCCAGGCCATGTTCGAGGACACGGCACAAGGCAAGGCCTCGCTGCGCGACCACCGCCGGCTGTTCGAACACATCCGCGCAAGAGATTCGGCCAAGGCGCAGCTGCTCATCCTGCAGCACATGGACCGCGCCCGCAGCTACTGGTCGACCGTGCTCGGCAACTGA
- a CDS encoding CaiB/BaiF CoA transferase family protein produces MLENLETDFPEHTPRPAGAPQALEGIKVVDFTHFIAGPFATMMLADMGADVLKIEAPGRGDDFRQYPPVHPELAQGAPFLWSNRNKRSVALDLKTPEGLEVARALVATADVVVENFSTGVMERFGLDYESIRRTNPEVVYCSVSAYGREGAFADRLGFDPIAQAESGFVSMNGYADRQGVRALSPVMDISTAMMASNAILGALVARERTGHGQSMEVALFDNAVLMTGYATLQHVFSGAEPQRHGNTSPDTCPSGVFEAQDRSFYINCGNNKIFQRLMTQVIERPDVADDPRFANGRERSARREELFALLGEAFALQPWSHWQARMRAAGVPCGEVRSVGEAIRSPEARERRLVTRIPHPGVGWVPNMALPIRFGHTPIADPVAAPTVGQHTHEVLREALGYDDARLAGLAQAGAFGPPAVRHETAGAPA; encoded by the coding sequence ATGCTTGAAAACCTCGAAACCGATTTCCCCGAACACACGCCCCGCCCCGCGGGCGCGCCGCAGGCGCTCGAAGGCATCAAGGTGGTCGACTTCACGCACTTCATCGCGGGCCCGTTCGCCACCATGATGCTGGCCGACATGGGCGCGGACGTGTTGAAGATCGAGGCCCCCGGGCGGGGCGACGACTTTCGCCAATACCCGCCGGTACACCCCGAGCTCGCCCAGGGCGCGCCCTTTCTCTGGTCGAACCGCAACAAGCGCAGCGTGGCGCTCGACCTGAAGACACCCGAAGGGCTGGAAGTGGCGCGCGCGCTGGTGGCCACGGCCGACGTGGTGGTCGAGAATTTCTCCACCGGTGTGATGGAGCGCTTCGGCCTGGACTACGAAAGCATCCGCAGGACCAACCCGGAGGTGGTCTATTGCTCGGTCTCGGCCTATGGACGCGAAGGTGCATTTGCCGACCGCCTGGGCTTCGACCCCATTGCCCAGGCCGAGAGCGGCTTCGTGTCGATGAACGGCTATGCCGACCGGCAGGGCGTGCGCGCGTTGTCACCGGTGATGGACATCAGCACCGCGATGATGGCGTCCAACGCCATACTCGGCGCACTGGTGGCGCGCGAGCGCACCGGACACGGCCAGTCGATGGAAGTCGCGCTGTTCGACAACGCCGTGCTGATGACGGGCTACGCCACGCTGCAGCATGTGTTCAGCGGCGCCGAGCCCCAGCGCCATGGCAACACCAGCCCCGACACCTGCCCTTCGGGCGTGTTCGAAGCGCAAGACCGTTCGTTCTACATCAACTGCGGCAACAACAAGATCTTCCAGCGGCTGATGACACAGGTGATCGAGCGGCCGGACGTGGCCGACGACCCGCGCTTCGCCAACGGACGCGAGCGCTCCGCGCGGCGCGAAGAACTTTTTGCGCTCCTGGGCGAAGCCTTTGCGCTGCAGCCGTGGTCGCACTGGCAGGCGCGCATGCGCGCGGCCGGCGTGCCGTGCGGAGAGGTGCGCTCGGTGGGCGAGGCGATTCGCTCTCCGGAGGCGCGCGAGCGGCGGCTGGTCACGCGCATTCCGCATCCGGGCGTCGGCTGGGTGCCCAACATGGCGCTGCCCATTCGCTTTGGCCACACGCCCATCGCCGACCCGGTGGCTGCTCCCACCGTCGGGCAGCACACGCACGAGGTGCTGCGCGAGGCGCTCGGCTACGACGATGCCCGGCTGGCAGGGCTGGCCCAGGCCGGCGCCTTCGGTCCACCGGCCGTGCGGCACGAGACCGCTGGCGCGCCAGCATGA
- a CDS encoding Bug family tripartite tricarboxylate transporter substrate binding protein: MKPAFLPRRTLLCTACMWLAAGVSPAFAQGNYPSKPIRMIVPYAAGGSTDQLARAIQQSLSETLGQTVIVENKPGAGGTIGVDYVAKAPADGYTLVFGNTGPNAVVGLMRKVPYDELKDLRPVSTVAITPMILAVPADSPARTMKEFLAYAKKNGTSLNIGSVGNGSLSHLTAEYFNEAAGLKLQHIPYNGGAPMMTAFAGGQLQAAFVTGLDGATLVNSGKVRYLAVGTLKPTETVPGLPAIADDLPGFRSSAWFGVLAPKDTPQDVIARLQAAVSTAVARPEVRKMFSERNVEARSSTPQELEKLIRDEMAQWGPVVRKANIQM; this comes from the coding sequence ATGAAACCCGCATTCCTCCCCCGACGCACCCTGCTGTGCACCGCGTGCATGTGGCTCGCGGCCGGCGTGTCGCCCGCATTCGCCCAAGGCAACTACCCGAGCAAGCCGATTCGCATGATCGTGCCGTATGCCGCCGGTGGCAGCACCGACCAGCTCGCGCGCGCCATCCAGCAATCGCTGAGCGAGACGCTGGGCCAGACCGTCATCGTCGAGAACAAACCCGGGGCGGGGGGCACCATCGGGGTGGACTACGTCGCGAAGGCCCCGGCCGACGGCTACACGCTGGTGTTCGGCAACACCGGCCCCAACGCCGTGGTCGGGCTGATGCGCAAGGTGCCGTACGACGAGCTGAAAGACCTGCGGCCCGTCTCCACCGTGGCCATCACGCCGATGATCCTGGCCGTGCCCGCCGACAGCCCCGCCAGGACGATGAAGGAGTTCCTCGCGTACGCGAAGAAGAACGGCACGTCCTTGAACATCGGCTCCGTCGGCAACGGTTCGCTGTCGCACCTCACGGCCGAATACTTCAACGAGGCCGCGGGCCTGAAGCTGCAGCACATTCCGTACAACGGCGGCGCGCCGATGATGACGGCCTTTGCCGGCGGCCAGCTGCAGGCCGCCTTCGTCACCGGCCTGGACGGCGCCACGCTCGTCAATTCGGGCAAGGTGCGCTACCTCGCGGTGGGCACGCTCAAGCCCACCGAAACGGTGCCGGGCCTGCCGGCCATCGCGGACGACCTGCCAGGCTTCAGGAGCTCGGCATGGTTCGGCGTGCTCGCGCCCAAGGACACTCCCCAGGACGTCATCGCCAGGCTGCAGGCCGCGGTAAGCACCGCTGTCGCGCGACCCGAAGTGCGAAAGATGTTCTCCGAGCGCAACGTCGAGGCGCGCAGCAGCACGCCGCAGGAACTCGAGAAGCTCATCCGCGACGAAATGGCGCAGTGGGGCCCGGTCGTGCGCAAAGCCAACATACAGATGTGA
- a CDS encoding BMP family ABC transporter substrate-binding protein, with protein MYKNLAGRAVLAWAAACFLSPAFSQPQPQQQAPKAPLKIGFVYVTPVTDAGWVRQHEEGRRAVEAALGDKVRTTYVENVAEGADAERVIRDLAQQGNRLIFTPSFGYMEPTLKVAKDFPDVKFESITGYKAATNVATANARYYEGRYLAGIAAGRMTKTNVAGYVAGFPIPEVLQGINAFTLGMRSVNPGAKVHVVWLNEWFDPPKERDAAMALFNQNADVVAFHTGSTAVMSAAQERGKLAIAYHSDMRKIAPDAQIVAVTHQWGGYYTQRAKAVLDGNWKSGNLWGGVKEGMIRVGDFGTKVSKSVQDEVLARQNDIAAGRLQPFRAVAADVRDNDGHVVIAKGAQLGDEQILKMNWLVEGVQGRVGR; from the coding sequence ATGTACAAAAACCTCGCGGGCCGCGCCGTTCTGGCGTGGGCAGCCGCCTGTTTTTTATCTCCCGCCTTTTCGCAGCCGCAGCCGCAGCAGCAGGCCCCCAAGGCACCGCTGAAGATCGGCTTCGTCTATGTCACGCCGGTCACCGACGCCGGCTGGGTGCGCCAGCATGAAGAGGGCCGCAGGGCCGTCGAGGCGGCGCTCGGCGACAAGGTCAGGACCACTTATGTCGAGAACGTGGCCGAAGGCGCCGATGCCGAGCGCGTGATCCGCGACCTCGCGCAGCAGGGCAACCGGCTCATCTTCACGCCGAGCTTCGGCTACATGGAGCCGACGCTGAAGGTGGCGAAGGACTTCCCTGACGTGAAGTTCGAGTCCATCACCGGCTACAAGGCCGCGACCAACGTGGCGACGGCCAACGCGCGCTACTACGAGGGGCGCTACCTCGCGGGCATCGCGGCCGGCCGCATGACGAAGACCAACGTGGCAGGCTACGTCGCGGGCTTTCCGATTCCCGAGGTGCTGCAGGGCATCAACGCCTTCACGCTCGGCATGCGCTCGGTGAACCCGGGTGCCAAGGTGCACGTCGTGTGGCTCAACGAGTGGTTCGATCCGCCGAAGGAGCGCGACGCGGCGATGGCGCTGTTCAACCAGAACGCCGACGTGGTGGCCTTCCACACGGGCTCCACGGCCGTGATGTCCGCGGCGCAGGAGCGCGGCAAGCTGGCCATTGCGTACCACTCCGACATGCGCAAGATCGCGCCCGACGCGCAGATCGTCGCGGTCACGCACCAGTGGGGCGGCTACTACACGCAGCGTGCGAAAGCCGTGCTCGACGGCAACTGGAAAAGCGGCAACCTCTGGGGCGGCGTGAAGGAAGGAATGATCCGCGTGGGCGACTTCGGCACCAAGGTGTCCAAGTCCGTGCAGGACGAAGTACTGGCGCGCCAGAACGACATCGCCGCCGGCAGGCTGCAGCCGTTCCGTGCAGTGGCGGCCGATGTGCGCGACAACGATGGCCACGTCGTGATCGCCAAGGGGGCCCAGCTGGGCGACGAGCAGATCCTGAAGATGAACTGGCTGGTGGAGGGCGTGCAGGGGCGGGTGGGGCGCTGA
- a CDS encoding MFS transporter, producing the protein MHPFIELLRERRTACLWAGLAFSGFGSELNRMAVLWLAIEVAGSSASLLPLAQHAVVLVVSLGAGLFAHRLSPRATMIGTDLVSALVAVLPVVLAGIYGLTLWSLVASAMALAALSALFQPALLSSIPHVVGTKERVQGVNALLDATTRLSRLTGPFAAGLLAAVLPVLHFLTVNAVSFLASAWAVAAMGKLGKLGERPAAPAPPVPVSRRLMQGATLMVRHKDIRLLLLANTAVLAAWTIGVSLGLPFLVAQTGLSGLGLSGLGAVAALVAAYGAGDFLSNFWVAAHRPARLGRFMFNGYVVLGGALALVPLPFWLLPQAAWLPSMMAAAFVSGLGGPMFFIPMMTFLQTRLEGAELASIIRLRLALTAAAMMAGAGLGALLFGGLGAAVTVVMAGGLIALVGAWGSLWHPDVGNS; encoded by the coding sequence ATGCACCCGTTCATCGAACTGCTGCGCGAACGCCGCACCGCATGCCTGTGGGCCGGCCTCGCCTTCTCCGGCTTCGGCAGCGAGCTCAACCGCATGGCCGTGCTGTGGCTCGCCATCGAAGTTGCCGGCTCCAGCGCCAGCCTCCTGCCGCTGGCACAGCACGCGGTGGTGCTGGTTGTGAGCCTGGGTGCCGGGCTCTTCGCGCACCGCCTCTCGCCAAGGGCCACGATGATCGGCACCGACCTGGTGTCGGCGCTCGTCGCGGTGCTGCCCGTGGTGCTCGCGGGCATCTACGGGCTGACGCTCTGGAGCCTCGTCGCGTCGGCGATGGCGCTGGCGGCGTTAAGCGCGCTGTTCCAGCCGGCGCTGCTGTCCAGCATTCCACATGTGGTGGGAACGAAGGAGCGGGTCCAGGGCGTCAATGCGTTGCTGGACGCCACGACGCGGCTGTCGCGGCTGACCGGCCCCTTCGCCGCCGGCCTGCTGGCCGCGGTGCTGCCGGTGCTGCACTTCCTGACCGTGAACGCCGTGAGCTTTCTCGCTTCCGCATGGGCCGTGGCCGCGATGGGCAAGCTCGGCAAGCTCGGAGAGAGGCCCGCCGCGCCCGCCCCGCCGGTGCCGGTCTCCCGGCGCCTGATGCAGGGTGCCACGCTCATGGTCCGGCACAAGGACATCCGCCTCCTGCTGCTGGCCAACACCGCAGTGCTTGCAGCCTGGACCATCGGCGTGAGCCTCGGCCTTCCGTTCCTGGTCGCGCAGACAGGGTTGTCGGGCCTTGGCCTGAGCGGCCTCGGCGCGGTGGCGGCCCTTGTGGCCGCATACGGCGCGGGCGACTTCCTGTCGAACTTCTGGGTGGCTGCCCACCGGCCGGCGCGGCTCGGCCGCTTCATGTTCAACGGCTACGTCGTCCTCGGCGGTGCGCTGGCGCTGGTGCCACTGCCGTTCTGGCTGCTGCCGCAGGCCGCATGGCTGCCGTCGATGATGGCCGCGGCCTTCGTGTCGGGCCTGGGCGGGCCGATGTTCTTCATCCCCATGATGACCTTCCTGCAGACACGGCTCGAAGGCGCCGAACTCGCCAGCATCATCCGCCTGCGCCTCGCGCTGACGGCCGCGGCCATGATGGCCGGCGCGGGGCTCGGCGCGCTGCTGTTCGGCGGGCTCGGCGCGGCTGTCACAGTGGTCATGGCAGGCGGGCTCATCGCGCTGGTCGGCGCATGGGGCAGCCTGTGGCACCCTGACGTCGGCAATTCGTGA
- a CDS encoding thiolase C-terminal domain-containing protein, with amino-acid sequence MTPRSLRGRVAIVGIGETPYYKHGQSPDAEFKLALKAIIAACADAGIDPRDIDGFASYSDDRSDASRLAAALGTHRLRSATMQWGGGGGGCCAAVANGAAAIAAGLADCVVVFRALAQGQNGRFGQVQGVDTISGEKAYLMPYGMLSPPQRFAMRVQRFMHEHGVRQEAMRAIAMASYHHAQANPRAVMHGKPLDAATYDASRWICEPFHLYDCCMENDGAAAIVLVAAERAKDFACKPAYLLGAATGSGYRAGAIPHNAPDYASASFTTVAPELYAMAGITPADVGVVQSYENFTGGVAMALAEHGFFRPDEANEFLTLDNLLAPAGRLPLNTSGGNLAECYMHGFELVLEAVRQVRGTSTSQARRSDVALVIGGPMVTPVSDLLLASENVL; translated from the coding sequence ATGACGCCAAGGTCGCTGCGCGGCCGTGTCGCCATCGTCGGCATCGGCGAGACGCCGTACTACAAGCACGGGCAGTCGCCCGACGCCGAGTTCAAGCTCGCGCTGAAGGCGATCATCGCGGCCTGCGCGGACGCGGGCATCGACCCGAGGGACATTGACGGCTTCGCCTCGTACAGCGACGACCGCAGCGACGCATCGCGCCTGGCGGCAGCGCTGGGCACACACCGCCTGCGCAGCGCGACCATGCAATGGGGCGGCGGCGGCGGCGGGTGCTGCGCGGCCGTGGCCAACGGCGCGGCAGCCATTGCCGCCGGGCTGGCCGATTGCGTGGTGGTGTTCCGCGCGCTGGCACAAGGGCAGAACGGCCGCTTCGGCCAGGTGCAGGGCGTGGACACCATCTCCGGCGAGAAGGCCTACCTGATGCCCTACGGCATGCTCTCGCCGCCGCAACGCTTCGCCATGCGCGTGCAACGCTTCATGCACGAGCACGGTGTGCGGCAGGAAGCGATGCGCGCCATCGCCATGGCCTCCTACCATCATGCGCAAGCGAACCCACGTGCCGTGATGCACGGCAAGCCGCTGGACGCAGCCACCTACGACGCCTCCCGCTGGATCTGCGAGCCCTTCCACCTGTACGACTGCTGCATGGAAAACGACGGCGCCGCGGCCATCGTGCTGGTGGCCGCCGAGCGCGCAAAAGACTTCGCGTGCAAGCCTGCCTACCTGCTCGGCGCGGCGACCGGCTCGGGCTACCGCGCAGGCGCCATTCCCCACAATGCGCCGGACTACGCGAGCGCGAGCTTCACCACGGTGGCACCCGAGCTGTACGCCATGGCCGGCATCACGCCCGCCGATGTCGGCGTGGTGCAAAGCTACGAGAACTTCACCGGCGGCGTGGCGATGGCGCTGGCCGAACACGGATTCTTCCGCCCCGACGAGGCGAACGAATTCCTCACGCTCGACAACCTGCTCGCGCCCGCGGGCCGGCTGCCGCTGAACACCAGCGGCGGCAACCTGGCGGAGTGCTACATGCACGGCTTCGAGCTGGTGCTGGAGGCCGTGCGCCAGGTGCGCGGCACCTCCACCAGCCAGGCCCGCCGCAGCGACGTGGCGCTGGTGATCGGCGGGCCGATGGTCACCCCCGTGAGCGACCTGCTGCTGGCATCGGAGAACGTGCTGTGA